CCTCCGGCGCCACCTCCTACGATAACAATAGTTTTCATTTTAAGTCCTCAAAAAAGTTAGGTTAGTACTCCACAAAAGCACTAACCTGATTTATCTGAAAACAGGAGAACAGCAGATGCTAACTAAACCATCTGCTAACAGTCTTGCATATAAAACATTAGGACAGATCAACAGGTACTTAAGGCGGTATCGTTATTTCAAATACGGACAGCAATTATACATAAAAGAAGGCCCCTGAAAGCGCCGCTCTTATAATCGTCAGGGCGCAGCGGGAAAAGTAAGGAGGTGCATGTTGTTTGAATAAAAAAAGCCCCTTACGGGGCTTTTTTTAGTCAATAAGTGTATCTATCAGATCGATCATAAACTCCGTTTGTTCAGAGTCCATCGGCTCCCAGTTGCTGACATCCATACTCTCCAGCACACTTTTACCTTTATCGTTATCCTGCATTGTCAGTAAAGCTTGTTGTATAGCAGGAATATACTCCGCCATACGCGGACCAACCAACAAGGAGTGATGCACAACGCTAATCTGACTACTAACTAGAACTCGCATTTTTGAGCGAATCAGATCAGACATCTCATCATACGCTTCCTTTAAAAAGAACCCCGCATCTGCGCCACCATTGAGTAAATTTTTGGCGACTACGATATAGCTGCTTTGCTCTTTTATCTCGGTATTGGTTTTATCCAGATCAGCAGACTCCAACATAATCATACCCATGGTATGAACATCAGGATCATCTGTCGTAGCAATCCGCGCACCTGCTTTAAGGTCTTCTACAGATTGATAATCAGATTCAACATTAACCGCAATCACTGTTTCATCAGACTTACTGGCAGGTCTTGCTACCGCCTGGAACCCCAACTCACGCACCAACATAGAAGCGTCATATGGATTTGCATAGATAAGATCAAATTTTTCAGCGCGAATATCAGTACGTTGCGCATCAAAGCTATCATAGAGCTCCAGATGAATACCGGTTTCCAGCTGACGCTGAAGCCAGGTATTAAAAAAATACCACCCGGAGATATGGTCAGGCGCGAAATCAGGGCTGACCGTCAAGTTGAACGTCATAGGTCTCACTCCTCAGCCAACAAAGTTTTATAAAGCGCTTCACTCTCTTCTATCTTGCTACGTGAAGGCTTACGCCGGACTGAGGTATAGCCCATCAGCTCTCCATTACGAATATTGGGGATTACTGTAGCCTTTACCCAGTAATAAGCGCCATCTTTACGTAGGTTTTTAACATAACCATGCCATTTCGTCCCCTCTCCAATCGTATCCCAAAGCCCTTTAAAAGCGACTGCTGGCATATCAGGGTGACGTAAAATGTAATGGTTAACACCGATCAACTCATCTTCACTGTAACCAGACATGTCAATAAATGCCTGATTTGCGTGGGTTATAATTCCCTTTGGATCTGTCCGCGATACAATCAGCTTACCATCAGGGTATGGAACTTCCCTGTTGACGATCGTGGCTGTACGCACAGTTCCATCAAAATACGCTATTTCAACACTACGGGTTTCACTTGTGTCTTGATCAGACATACTTCAAGCCTTCTTCGTTCGGGCACATTTTATTGCACAGCCAATGACGGCTTCTACAATATATGGGAACCTATGTTAACGATTAAAGGATCTTACCGATCGCCTCTGCCGCACGCTTAACATCCAGAAATATCAAACCCAGACGAGCATTTGGTTTAGCAACAACAGTCAGTACAGAGTCCTGGTTTGCATGGGTCATCAGGATATATCCCTCATCACCTTTAACCAGTACTTGCTCAAGCTCTCCACGGGCCAGCTCTTTAGCTGTTCGCTCGCCAAGAGAAAGCATAGCAGCACTCATCGCACCGACACGGTCTTCATCCATACTAGATGGCAACAACGCCGCAATCATCAGACCATCTGTAGAGATAACTGCAGAGGCTTCGATATCAGCTGATGTACCGTTGAGATCACTCAAAATTGAGGTAAGCATCTCAGAACGCATAGAACACTCCTTCAGTAATGTCTCCCTTTATGGGAGCAAAAAACAATTAGTTAATTTATTAATAATCGAGATAACGACGCGCCAAACAACTCAGCAATTCTGCAAATGCCTGCTGATTAAGTTTTGGCATATCTGAGATCACCAGACTAAAACGCTGATGACCAATGTGAACAACCCAGAACCCCACCTGACTCTGCCCTGCTGCATTCATAATGCCCCAGGAATCTCCCGCCAGTTCCAGATCGTTACTGATAACCTTTTTATGACGCTCCTGGAGCGAGATAAGGTCTGCGGCCAAAGCGGCCAGAGTTTCAGCATGCTCTGAGGGGTAACCTGTCGATGAAAGGCAAAAACCCTGATCATCTGCAAGTAACGCTTTTCCACTGTCAGATAACTGCATTAACAGATCAGGCAAAGCATCTTCAAGAGGCCCTCGTTTAATCTCAGGAGGCGTTTCTGATAACGACACAAACCCCCTGTCTAGCAACTGTTGAAACAACCCCATAGCCTGTACTTCTTCAAGATCTGCAAGCTCAGCAATCAATTCGAGAGAATACAGTAGCTCGAAATCAGTCGACAACAACTGCAATAGCATCGCTCTCGCGTCATCAGGGGCCGAATTCAGGGTTGCAAAAAAAGCACCGCTAGGGGTTATTGCGATATAACGAATGGAGTCCTGATTGAAATCTCCCACCTATTACTCTCCGGATACTTTTAGTCATTATTTCATAGCCCTTATAATCCACATCACTGTGCGGAACTCTTCTCAGGGCTACCCTATTTCATCGAACTTATTTGAATGCACCAACAGCATTTGCTGCGGTCATAAACGAAAACACATAACGTTGATTAATCTTAAGCACTTTAACCACTTCTAAAACCGATAAACTATGACGTCCCCATAAACTGGCAATAGTCGTTGCATGGGGAATTGCCAGTAAGTCATCAAAATCAAGCTTCTTCGATAAGCGATATGGTTTTTCAGGATCAATACTACGATTCAACCGACCCTTAGATGTCCAGAGTGCTAATTTCCATATCAGCTCATCACTATTAATAACGACCACCTTGGTGCCCGATATACTCGGACGATCAACATCGAGGTCAGGACGCACTTTAAGTGTCAACTCCTGATAACCAAAGCGCGTCAGCGCCAAAGGCACGAGTAACTCTTCACTAAAATCGAATAAAAACTTTTTATGCTCAGGCAGGTAAGCCAAAGTCCCCGGCAACCCTGTTATCTCAACAGGTATTCCCTGAGT
The genomic region above belongs to Amphritea japonica ATCC BAA-1530 and contains:
- a CDS encoding phosphate/phosphite/phosphonate ABC transporter substrate-binding protein, translating into MTFNLTVSPDFAPDHISGWYFFNTWLQRQLETGIHLELYDSFDAQRTDIRAEKFDLIYANPYDASMLVRELGFQAVARPASKSDETVIAVNVESDYQSVEDLKAGARIATTDDPDVHTMGMIMLESADLDKTNTEIKEQSSYIVVAKNLLNGGADAGFFLKEAYDEMSDLIRSKMRVLVSSQISVVHHSLLVGPRMAEYIPAIQQALLTMQDNDKGKSVLESMDVSNWEPMDSEQTEFMIDLIDTLID
- a CDS encoding PAS domain-containing protein; this encodes MSDQDTSETRSVEIAYFDGTVRTATIVNREVPYPDGKLIVSRTDPKGIITHANQAFIDMSGYSEDELIGVNHYILRHPDMPAVAFKGLWDTIGEGTKWHGYVKNLRKDGAYYWVKATVIPNIRNGELMGYTSVRRKPSRSKIEESEALYKTLLAEE
- a CDS encoding roadblock/LC7 domain-containing protein; the protein is MRSEMLTSILSDLNGTSADIEASAVISTDGLMIAALLPSSMDEDRVGAMSAAMLSLGERTAKELARGELEQVLVKGDEGYILMTHANQDSVLTVVAKPNARLGLIFLDVKRAAEAIGKIL